The DNA window GCAACATATTGCAGGCATAGGCGATCGATGAAGTTTTTGTAAGAATTTTTCTTATTAAATACCTGAATTTCCTCATCATAAACCTCCAGATTTTTGCTAAACTGATTGATATTCACGGATTTTAAAGCAGAACTTTCACTCGTATCAAACCAGTTCGTAAATTCACTATCCCGGTTTTTATTGATCATCGGAATAAAAACGATAGGAAATTCCAGTCCTTTAGACTTATGAATCGTCATGATCTGGATAGCATCAATATTTTCAGAAGCCTGGATTGTATACGAGGATGCTTCTTCATCCCAATACTTCAGGAACTCTTTTGTACTGGCGCCGGCATTTTGAGTAAAATTAAAAAGCATTTCCAGAAAGTTTAAAAGAAAGTCGGTTTCTTTATTCTCTACAGAAAATTCGTTGATGTAATACTCTATAAAATTATACAGATTAAACCTTGGGAAGTTATCCTGCTTAAGCTGTAGCAAATATTTCTGCTGAAGAAACTGAAGAATCCCCTCATGGCTTTCAATCTCTAGAATTTCTTTCATTTCTAAAGTGAAATCAGGCATATCAATTTTCCCCAAGGTATTCAGATAGTACATCATCATGATCAGACATGATTTGTTCTTTGGGTTGATTTCCCATCTTAAAAACTCTATGACGGCTTTTAATGTATTGGAAAGTTCTAAAGTAAGCCCTTTGTCAGAAATCGTTTTAATATTCATTTCTTCACCACGATAATGTACTTTCAGGTTCCCCAGTTTTTGAGAATAACTGAAAATATCAAAATTTCCACGGCATAGAATCGTAATATCCGAAAACTTAAAACCATTGTCAAGACACTCCTGGATATCTTTACGCATCCTTTCAGAAGTATCATCATAAAACTCCTCGTTGGTAAGATTATCGATGAGATTTACTTTTACACGGCCATCGATCTTTGATTTGGGACTTTGTTCAGCGTCTGTTCCGAAGATATTTTTATGTTCTTCCTCCAATCCTTCAGAATGGAAACGATACAGCTCATTATTGAATTGAACAATATTTCTGGCACTTCTCCAGTTGTCTTTTAAAACAAGAAGATCAGCCTCCTTAGGTGAGAATTCTTTTTTATTGATAATATCCAGCATCAGTTTACTTTCCCCACCACGGAACCTGTAAATACTTTGCTTCGGATCACCTACCAGAGTAAATGAAGTATATTCTGTGGAAACACTGTGATCTCTCAAAGGAACGAAGTTCTGCCACTGCAGTTCCGAGGTATCCTGAAATTCATCAAAGAAATAATGCTGAAATTGAGAACCTACTTTTTCATAAATAAAAGCCGATGGTTCGTTTTTAAGGTTTTCATTGATCAGGATATTAAATTTTGAAAGCAGAACAAGATCATTCTCTTCCTCGATTTTTTTAAGCTCATCCTGAATATCTTTATTAACTTTTAAAGGAAGAAGCGCTGATAAGACCTTTTCTTTCTTTTGTGTTTCAATATATAAAAGAATCAGCTGCATCCTGTTTTCAAGAAGCTGATCCAGAATTTCAAAAATTTCAGATTCTTTATGCTTTGATTTTGAAGAAGCTCCCTTTCTGTAATTGTTGATAACAGACTCTTCCTGAGTGGTAGGAAAGGGAAAACCCGGTCTTTTTTGTTGATAAAAATCAATAACTTTAGTAAAGAAACCTCCGATTCCGTTTTTGCCCTGAGCGAAATCTTCAATCTCAATATTCCTGGATTTGAATAATTCAACAGATTTTGCGGCAAGTTCGGCAGCCTGCTTTTTATTCAGCACAATCTCTTTACGGAGTGCATTTTTAATATTCTCATAATTGGCATCGTCAAAACTGCTGTTGTTTTTCAGATGTTCATAGTGAATATCCTTGACGAACTCTTTTGCCGAATCATAAAGGTTCTTGTTGAGGTTGATCCTTTCATTATTTTCAAGACTGTAGTCTACATAATCCATGAAAGAATTGGAGATGTTTTCGTTCTCCCCAATCTGATCTAGCATTTTATCCACTGCTTCAATCAGAAAAGGTTCTGCTTCAATTTCCAGATTAAAATTTTTAGCCAATCCCAATTCATAGGAAAAACTTCTTACCAATCTTGAATTAAAACGGTCGATGGTTCCGATATTCAGGGTAGAATAATTGTGAAGAACATAATCCAGCAGCTTTTTTGAACGGATATGAAGTTCATCAATCGTAATTTTCAATCCTTGCTCTTCAAAGGCTTTTTGAATATTTTTAAGATCAGTATTTTCGGCAAAGTTGGCAGCAGAGAAATTCCCTAGCCAAGACAAAATCCTTTCCTTCATCTCGTTCGCTGCCTTGTTGGTAAAAGTAAGAGCGAGAATATTCCTGATCGACTGCTGTTGATTAGGATAGCGGAGACAGATCATCAGAAGTCTCTGAACAAGGGCATATGTTTTCCCTGATCCTGCGGATGCATTGATGACTGTGTAAGAATTTTGCATTGTTAAAGGTCGAATTGAGACTGCAAGTTAGCTAAAATTTAAAAGAAATTTTAACAATTTAATTGCGCTATTTAACAGTTTCAAGGCTAAAAAATGAGTCGGAAATATTAAAACACGTTAACTGTGGTTAAACTTATGGTACAAATTAAAAATAATTTTAGCTTTGTTTATTAAAAATAGCCCGTGAAACTTAAACTATTCTTTCTTCTTTCTTTCATTTTATGCATTCATATCCATGCTCAAAGTTACATCTTCGGGAAGATAACTTCTGAAAGTGGAACAGAGATGCAGGATGTAAACATACTCAATACCAGGACAGATGAAATAGTTCTGTCAAACAGCGATGGCCATTTTATGATTTCCGGGAAAGCGGGAGATGAGTTGCGCTTCATAAAAGTGGGCTATGAACGTCTGGCAAAAAAAGTCTCACGGGAAAATATAGAATCTCCTATGAACATAACTTTAGTACGTTCTACGATTCAGATTCCTGAAGTGGAAGTAAAGCAAGGGCTCACAGGAAATTTAAAAATAGATTCAAGAAGTTATAACAAGCCTAAAAAAGTTGAAAAGCTTACCAAGGAGATTGATCGCTATATCGCACAAAAATCCGATCCTAGAATATTAGCCGCGAAACCCGGAGAATTTGTCCAGCCAAAAGGCGAGGGATTCTATATTGGAAAAGTCAAAGACAAGTGGGATGATATTGATTTGATGAGCTACATCAAATCAAGTCTTGGAGACGACTATTTTACCAATCTCAAGATAGAAAAACCACAAATCGAGCATTTCATTTATTATGTCTTTGCCGGCGGCTTTGAAAGAAAGAAAATTTTGAAATACGGATATTGCAGTGATGCTGATCTGTACAGATTTCAACGTTTTGTTTTGACAAGAATTTCGTCATATCGTGCTCCACAAACCCAGAAATAGAAAGTAATGAGAATTTTTATAAAATTATATCTGGGAACATTGTTGTTTTTAGGAGCGAACCTTTTCTCACAACAAAAATTAAAAGGACAAATTACAGACAATGGACGTGTGAACATAAACCCTGTTTTCATCATCAATATTTCTACCCAAAAAAGCACGGTGAGTGATATTTCCGGGAACTTTACCATTGATGCCAGTGAAAATGATGAGGTGAGATTTGTTAAAGAAGGCTATTATCGTTTTGATAAAAAGATTTCGCGGGAAGATTTGAATTCACCCTTGAATATTGTTCTTCAAAGAATGGAAATTCAGATCCCTGAAGTGGAGGTCAAATATAAACCTACCGGAAATCTTGCGAAAGACAGCAAATACCTAAGTGAGTCCGGCAAATTAAAAGCTCTGAAATCAGAAATGACAAATTATATGAGAGGTCCGCTTATTGAACCACTTCCTAATAATACAATCTCTAAAACATTTACCGGACATGATTTTAATGCTGGTCAGGTCAGCGTATTTGGGGTCTTTAATGCAGTATCGGACCTTTTTAAAAAAGCAACAAAACCTAAAATTACCAAAGCTGATTACTTTGAGACTCAGGATTTTCTTAACCGGGTGAAGCAAGATCTCAATCTGGATTTCCTCAGAAAATATGGAATGAATGACGAGCAAATTGACAGGTTTCTTCTTTACGCCAATAGAACGCGTACCCTTGCCAAAAGATTTAGAAAAGATTTTCAAAATGATGCTGTAGAATATGAATTAAAAATTGCATTTGCAGAATATAAAAAGATCAGTAAACTTGATGATTGGTAGAAGAAAATATATTTGTATGGTGTGTTTTTTGATGAATGTAAACCCTGGTAAAAACAAAGAATGAGACCGGCTGGTATAAGTGAAAGTATAACGATGATAAAAGGGAGAATATTTTTTATTTTCTTCATTTTCCTCTGTAGCAACTTGTTTTCTCAGCAAACGGTAACCGGAAGAATTGTTGATGACAGTGGCGAAAGTCTGAGCGCTGTAATTATCATTAATATGGCCACAGATAAAAAAACATACTCCAATTCCCAGGGAATGTTTTCCATTGAAGCATCTCCCAATGATGAGCTGAGGTTTGTAAAAGAAGATTTCAGAAGAGTATCCAGAAGAGTGCTTATGGACGGTGTTAATTCGCAATTGTTGATTACCCTTTTCCAGATTCCGAAAGAAATTGAAGAAGTGAAAATTGTTAAGAGACTGACCGGCGATCTAGATCAGGATTCCCGGATTGTAGCAAAAACAGATAAAGGAGAACAGGTGAGAAATGCTGTAGGGCTGCCACAGCCGGTGGGAAAAATGCGGGAAAAGCCTGCAGAAGTAAAAAGTGTTCTTTTGCCTATACTCTTAGGAAACCTCAATGTACAGGGAATGTATGATCTGATAAGTGGGAAAGCCAAAAGACAGAAGAGACAATACAGATATGACGACTTGCAGGAACATATTGCTTGGGTCAGAAGCAGGGTAGAGGACGAGTACTTTATAAAAGCGGGAATTCCGGCTGACAGAATTTCAGAGTTTATACAGTTTTCATTTGCTGTCAAACCCCAGGTAAGGACCTATGTTAAAGCAAAAAACCTGTCAGGTGTTCTATTGAGATTGGAAGAAACCATTCCTCTTTTTTTAGAAAAATCAAAATAATACTGCCTAATCAACCGCTAGAACTTAAAATTCCGTTCTCTATTTATTTTTTTTATATGTTAAAAAAATCTTAAAATATTGGAATGGAAATTGATGCATGAATGTTATAAAATTAATCAAATCAACAAATTTTATGAATAAAAATATTATTGCAGTGGCGGTAGGTGCTTTAGGCTTTGTTATCGGTCTTGGCTTCCTTGGAAATGCAATTAAAAATAGAAATAAGTCTGAAAATACAATTTCTGTAACAGGCCTTGGAACGAAACAGTTTACCTCCGACCTGATTACTTGGTCGGGAAGTTTTTCTAAAAATAATATGGATCTTAAATCTGCTTATGATGAACTTGCACTGGATAGAAAAGTGATTAATGACTATCTGGTTTCAAAAGGAATCAGGCAAAATGAAATCGTATTTTCATCGGTAGATATTCAGAAACAATTCAGAAACTATACTGATTCAAACGGAAACAATGTACAGGGAGAATTCTCCGGCTATAATCTGAGCCAAAAAGTATCTATTGAAAGCAAAGAAGTTGGTAAAATTGAAAACCTTTCCAGAAATATTACCGAAATTATCAATCGTGGAATAGAGTTTACTTCTTCTTCCCCTTCATATTTTTACACAAAACTGGCTACCGTAAAACAGGAAATGATTGCCGGTGCTACAAAAGATGCTAAAGAACGCGCTGAAAAAATTGCAGAAAATTCAGGAAGCAGTCTGGGTAATCTTAAAAAGGCCACGATGGGTGTTATTCAGATCACAGCCCCTAATTCAAATGAGGATTATTCCTACGGCGGAACTTTCAACACTTCTTCCAAAGAAAAAGAAGCGAGCATCACCATCAAACTGGAATATCAGGTAAACTAAGATATTAATGATAATTGAGAAATAATAAATGATGAGGTGCTTATCAATGGGAATGGGCTTTAGCCCGTTTTAATAAAAAAATAAAATCCATTGGCTTTAGCCGAAACTTATAGGTTAATCCTGGATCAGCTGCCATATCAAAAAATAAACGCCGGAATAGTTCCGGCGTTTTATATTTTAAGGATAAACAATATCACAAAGTTCTTTTTTAATCTCCTCAATATTTTCGGGAGAATAATTGGCAAGAAGCCATAAATTTAAAGATTGCTTTCCTTCACCATAGCTTGGCTGGATATAAGTGGTATCAACCAGACTGAAATTATTTCTTTGGTAAAAAGAATAGCGCCTTTGAGCATCTTCATTCAGATCGGCTGGCTCAATTTCTAAAATGATACTTGGATAATTTTCCAACAGATGGCTCATAATGTGTGATCCCAATCTTTTACTTCGGAATGCTTCAAAGACCTCAAAATGTTCTACAAAAACAAAAGAGCTCAGCTTCCATAAGATGAGGTATCCAACAGGTTCTGATTCATGTACCACAGACATAAAACTAACCTGCGGATTTGAAAATAATCCCAGAAATTGTTCCTTGTCTCTTTGCTCGTCTACAGGAAAAGTGCTGATATAAGAATTATAGATTTCCTGAACTCTATCATCCTCAGCATGCGTAATCGGTAAAAATTCCATAATTATAAATCAAAAACACTTGGTCTTCTGGTAATAAAAATATCTTTAATCCAGAGTGTAAATGCCAGTCCCAAATAAATCAGAAAGAAAAAACCTGCCGTGGCAAAAGTAGAGTAGATGAAGAAAATCCTTAATTTAGAGACAGGAATTCCAAGCTTAGCTCCCATTCTGGTCAGAACACCAAACCATTCTCTTTCCATTTTATGACGGATATTACCTAGCATTTTCAAGATTTTTTTAAAGGTTAAAATCTAATACTGCAAGGTAAGGAATTTTTTTGATAAAGGTTTTTTGAGGATAAGATTACCCTTTTAAAAGTTTAAATCCAATACCACATGACAGACAGTTTTTTCGGTCACAGTTATTTTTATAATGATAAATCAGACTCTGACTTTCCAGAGCATTATGGATATTCATTCCAAGATTTTTCCATCCTTCTATGACTGAGTTTTTCTCTGCAGCAATATTTCTGTAAAATTCTATAATTTCATCCGCAGCTTCCTCATGATGGTACCGATGATAAACATATTTTAAAGGAAGAACAGTGTTGAGAATAATAAGATCTACAAAATCTTTACTTAAAGTTTTAGGATGTATTTTGGATACGGTCCCGAAATTAAAATGACAGTCCCAATATTCGGAAGCTTTTATAGGTTTAAAAAGGTCATACAGCTGACCTGCATTTCTTGCTCCTATTATTTTTGAAAATAAATTCTGGTGCTCATAGTAAAGAGCCGCCAATTGTGACAAACGAATGGTTGGGAAATTGGGCGGCCGCAATCTTAAAAATTTAGGATGTAGCTTTAAATCAGAAATCTTAAACTTCCTTTTAATAAAGTCAAATTCTCTTTTCCAAATACCCATTTGTACATCTGCCGGAGTATCCAGCCATCCGGAAATTCCGAAAAATAAGGCTTCAAGTTGAATAGGATTTTGGCGTATTTTATTGATCACACTGTAATCAATACTTTCAGCAATCTGTTTGAAAATATGGGCATTTACCTTTAATCCGAAAGAATAGGCAAGACTATGAAATAGAACCGCTTCGAAATCATTTTTGTATTTCGTTAAGTCATTTTCAAACTCTTCCGATTTTTCTTCCAGTTTTTTCAGAATATTTCCTTCGTGGAAATTGACGGGAACTTTTTCCTGATCAAAAATATTCTCACAGGGAATAAATTGAGTGCCGTTGACGAGCTTTTCATATTTCCAGACTATATTTTCATCGATATAATCCTTCAATTCCAATGAAGGAATTCCCTTTCCTGTATGATCACAAACTTCCATATCATGTTGAAAGACAACATGAAGAATAATGTTTTGATAATTGGGATCCTGGGAGTGATTATGGAAAATCCAGTCTGAAGAACGGATGTGAAGCTCGATATTTCCGGCTAGAATAAGCCCGTTGGTTTTAATTTTAGCATCCAGGAAATCCGGCCCGGCATCTTTATTCCACTTTCCAAAGTGGATGATTTCAACGGAATTTCCTTCAATATCCTTGAAGTCAAAATGTTTGAAAACCTTATAGTTCCAAAGATATTGAAGTAGCTTTTCCGTCATAAGTGTGACGATAAATATAATAGAAATATTATACTTTCGTCAGCTCCTTATTAAAATTTTCTATGGTTGTTCTATACATTTTCTCATAGATAGGAAGAATGTTTTTCAAATCGAACTTTATCGCCTGATCTTTCGCATTTTGCTTCATTTTGGTTAAAAGTTCTTCATTGCTTAACAACTTGATGGTGTAGTTACTCATCGCTTCTACGTTTCCAAT is part of the Chryseobacterium lactis genome and encodes:
- a CDS encoding UvrD-helicase domain-containing protein; the encoded protein is MQNSYTVINASAGSGKTYALVQRLLMICLRYPNQQQSIRNILALTFTNKAANEMKERILSWLGNFSAANFAENTDLKNIQKAFEEQGLKITIDELHIRSKKLLDYVLHNYSTLNIGTIDRFNSRLVRSFSYELGLAKNFNLEIEAEPFLIEAVDKMLDQIGENENISNSFMDYVDYSLENNERINLNKNLYDSAKEFVKDIHYEHLKNNSSFDDANYENIKNALRKEIVLNKKQAAELAAKSVELFKSRNIEIEDFAQGKNGIGGFFTKVIDFYQQKRPGFPFPTTQEESVINNYRKGASSKSKHKESEIFEILDQLLENRMQLILLYIETQKKEKVLSALLPLKVNKDIQDELKKIEEENDLVLLSKFNILINENLKNEPSAFIYEKVGSQFQHYFFDEFQDTSELQWQNFVPLRDHSVSTEYTSFTLVGDPKQSIYRFRGGESKLMLDIINKKEFSPKEADLLVLKDNWRSARNIVQFNNELYRFHSEGLEEEHKNIFGTDAEQSPKSKIDGRVKVNLIDNLTNEEFYDDTSERMRKDIQECLDNGFKFSDITILCRGNFDIFSYSQKLGNLKVHYRGEEMNIKTISDKGLTLELSNTLKAVIEFLRWEINPKNKSCLIMMMYYLNTLGKIDMPDFTLEMKEILEIESHEGILQFLQQKYLLQLKQDNFPRFNLYNFIEYYINEFSVENKETDFLLNFLEMLFNFTQNAGASTKEFLKYWDEEASSYTIQASENIDAIQIMTIHKSKGLEFPIVFIPMINKNRDSEFTNWFDTSESSALKSVNINQFSKNLEVYDEEIQVFNKKNSYKNFIDRLCLQYVATTRPVEQLFFYLQKANKTSNNLEILEFLQAKNTEGADEFDLYDIHPEMLKKHSRDKSSSFKTKNIESLKNINEKSTSIRIATPSKNYQVRKEEVRIGLFVHELLSKINTEKDISKVLEGYALEGQITLEEKNDIQNKLQEIIRKYAEFFDEKWEVINEKDIMISINGKSRISRPDRILKSDEGYIIVDFKTGMEKAKDEAQVERYKNILESLGRKVLKTQIIYL
- a CDS encoding peptidase associated/transthyretin-like domain-containing protein — protein: MRIFIKLYLGTLLFLGANLFSQQKLKGQITDNGRVNINPVFIINISTQKSTVSDISGNFTIDASENDEVRFVKEGYYRFDKKISREDLNSPLNIVLQRMEIQIPEVEVKYKPTGNLAKDSKYLSESGKLKALKSEMTNYMRGPLIEPLPNNTISKTFTGHDFNAGQVSVFGVFNAVSDLFKKATKPKITKADYFETQDFLNRVKQDLNLDFLRKYGMNDEQIDRFLLYANRTRTLAKRFRKDFQNDAVEYELKIAFAEYKKISKLDDW
- a CDS encoding carboxypeptidase-like regulatory domain-containing protein — protein: MRPAGISESITMIKGRIFFIFFIFLCSNLFSQQTVTGRIVDDSGESLSAVIIINMATDKKTYSNSQGMFSIEASPNDELRFVKEDFRRVSRRVLMDGVNSQLLITLFQIPKEIEEVKIVKRLTGDLDQDSRIVAKTDKGEQVRNAVGLPQPVGKMREKPAEVKSVLLPILLGNLNVQGMYDLISGKAKRQKRQYRYDDLQEHIAWVRSRVEDEYFIKAGIPADRISEFIQFSFAVKPQVRTYVKAKNLSGVLLRLEETIPLFLEKSK
- a CDS encoding SIMPL domain-containing protein, which codes for MNKNIIAVAVGALGFVIGLGFLGNAIKNRNKSENTISVTGLGTKQFTSDLITWSGSFSKNNMDLKSAYDELALDRKVINDYLVSKGIRQNEIVFSSVDIQKQFRNYTDSNGNNVQGEFSGYNLSQKVSIESKEVGKIENLSRNITEIINRGIEFTSSSPSYFYTKLATVKQEMIAGATKDAKERAEKIAENSGSSLGNLKKATMGVIQITAPNSNEDYSYGGTFNTSSKEKEASITIKLEYQVN
- a CDS encoding GNAT family N-acetyltransferase, translating into MEFLPITHAEDDRVQEIYNSYISTFPVDEQRDKEQFLGLFSNPQVSFMSVVHESEPVGYLILWKLSSFVFVEHFEVFEAFRSKRLGSHIMSHLLENYPSIILEIEPADLNEDAQRRYSFYQRNNFSLVDTTYIQPSYGEGKQSLNLWLLANYSPENIEEIKKELCDIVYP
- a CDS encoding PspC family transcriptional regulator → MLGNIRHKMEREWFGVLTRMGAKLGIPVSKLRIFFIYSTFATAGFFFLIYLGLAFTLWIKDIFITRRPSVFDL
- a CDS encoding DUF2851 family protein; the encoded protein is MTEKLLQYLWNYKVFKHFDFKDIEGNSVEIIHFGKWNKDAGPDFLDAKIKTNGLILAGNIELHIRSSDWIFHNHSQDPNYQNIILHVVFQHDMEVCDHTGKGIPSLELKDYIDENIVWKYEKLVNGTQFIPCENIFDQEKVPVNFHEGNILKKLEEKSEEFENDLTKYKNDFEAVLFHSLAYSFGLKVNAHIFKQIAESIDYSVINKIRQNPIQLEALFFGISGWLDTPADVQMGIWKREFDFIKRKFKISDLKLHPKFLRLRPPNFPTIRLSQLAALYYEHQNLFSKIIGARNAGQLYDLFKPIKASEYWDCHFNFGTVSKIHPKTLSKDFVDLIILNTVLPLKYVYHRYHHEEAADEIIEFYRNIAAEKNSVIEGWKNLGMNIHNALESQSLIYHYKNNCDRKNCLSCGIGFKLLKG